aaagagttgAAGAAGCGTATGATCTCCACTTGGCTCGGGGGACGCAGCTCACTTGGTAAAGCTCTGGCTTCACAATTGGGTCGTTGCAATTACATGTTGAATGCGTAGTCTTGCTCTTAACAGTGATCTAGCTACCAGAATTATAGTTCGGATTATTCCGATGGCCAATTAGCCTCGTTTTGAAGTTCCCCCTTCGTTGGTACTAGTTGTTCTCAGTAGATATCAATCTCAGCCATTAGGATAAAGAAATTTTTAGCAATCAGACAAATAGGAAAGAACTCAcacatttcatttcatttctacaCATAACATATTAAAACCACACAGCTATGATTACACCCTACAGATATTACAAAAGCATGAGGACAGTCGAACTATCTCATGACTTCAAGATTGTCTTGATTAGGGATAATATGGTACAATAATCTCTACAGTCCTCAAACCGACAAGGTTCTGAACAAGATTTCAAGCACATGATTTTGGAGATAAGAGAAGCTTGTTAGGCAGCTTCCGCAAAACCCAGCTCGAGATTGCCGAAATCAAACACCGTGTGATAGACCCCCATGAATACATCGCCGAGAATCCTGCACCGAGATCCAATGCAAGGTGAGGGAAGAAAAATGTGGATAAAGATCGTCTTAAAGCAAATTACAGATCATatataagaagaaaaggagatggACATACCAAAGAGGACCACGAGGTGGTGGCATGTCGAAAGCCATGAACCCACTGATGCAGATAGTATTAATTCCATCCCCAGTTTTCAAAACATACTGGAAATGACAAAAGATGACAAAACCAGGAATTTTATCAGGTGCTCCATCATGCTGAGACAGTTCATCACGCAGTACCAGACAATAGACAACTGAAAATAAAGGAATTTGCCATTTTGCAAACTTAAACCTGCTCAGGGGTGAGTGTGAAAGGTTTCTCCCCGATGGTGAAAGTCAAGTCTGGCATGTATGCGATGTTATCGCAGTCAACCACCGATTCACCCATTGGACTTGGTATGCTTTCACAAAGCTGTAAAAAGGCCAAGAGTCAGGCAAACGAAAATCTAGAATCAATATGTTTGCATCGCAATTTATGGGCTTTGGATTGATTACCTGTGTCACATAGTTGAGCACTCTATCTTTTGTTCTCGTCTGTTTTAGTTGATTCTGGACCCATATAACAGTCAGCTCGCAGGCAGTGCAAACAACATCATCGCCTGACAGTCCACATTTCAGTGCCTTTTAGAACTGGAGTTCTCTTCTACTAATAAACTCACAAGCAGTTCAAAGAGAAGTCATCACCTGATTTCTCATTTGCCTTATCGACCACTGTTTTGATTCCTGGGCTGCAAAACAAGTAAAAAAGTCATGAACATTCATGGCGTATTGCgtacattttttttcctagcTTTCCATATGTCAAGGCTTTTTCAACGTCAGTTGGACAAAGGTCCAAATAGTGGTGTATGATGGCAAATATTTCACTGGGAAAGTAGCAGAACTTGGGATTTTAATATGACTATTGTTTATTGCTTGAGTAAGAGGCATTCCTTTCCTTAATGATAAACCAGAAATATTTAACCAGTCATTAACAATTACACCGCAAGAACTTCCTCACCTTACATGTCGTGTCCCGTTGAAAATGCATAAACCGATCTGGGAACAGATTTTGTCGGGTTTCACCTGTGAACCATAATAATAAATTCTACTGAATTCTTGCAAACGAATGAATACAAGTGGCGAACAAATAGAAATGGTCAGTGACATACGCCAGCAATCAAGAGATCCCATATCAAATCTCCATACTGAGTCACGACCTCCTTGCACTCGGTGCTCACAACTCCTTCGGCCCCAATAGCATGGTTGATTTCAGTGACCACAGACTGGTAAACATTCTCAATAGGTTAACTTAGGAATACGATAACAACAGGCGAGTAAACACAGAACAGACGTAATAGGCATAAAATCTTTGGTCGACATAGATTAGTCTGAAGGGCGAACACGTACTGTTGGACCAGCAAGCAAGGAAGTTCCAGAATCTACAATAGCTGCACAGCCACCACTGCATACACCTGAAAAGAAGTTGACATCAACCATGTGACTGATGGGCAATTCAAAGGCATAAATGTACAGGGCACTCGTACAGAATTCAAGGAGTGttgggaatttttttcaaaagcaacaatgAGAGAAGATcattaaataggaaaatgtgAAGCAACTGAAACTAAACTAGACAACATAGACTACTGGAATGTGAACCAGCTTCTATCAACTTTGAGAATTTTTCAGttagaacagaaaaagaaagtgatgtCATAATCAGCTCATCCAAAGTGTCTAGAACCTAACATCCAATGATTTTATTCTcttagaaaaattgattttcaattagagaCATGATTAGCTTTAAGATCTATTCAAggttaaaagaaaaaggaacttaGTTTGGCAGCTGCAAGATTACCCGTTGACTGGTTGGCAATGAGAATATCGCCCATATTGAACTGAAAGGACAGCAAGTTTAAAGTTAATGCCTTTTCTAAAGAGAGTGATGAATGTACAAAGAATGAATCATTATCAATTTCTAACCTGCCAGTAACCCTTCTGTGTAACTGGAACATATACATGCTTCCCCTTGAAGTGTCTTTCGTCAACGCCACCAAACACAATCTCACCTCCCTCTTTTGCATCTGGATCACGGTTCAACCAGAAGGAGAATACGTCGTCATCCACCAGACCTTGCTGCATCATATTGTACCTGTAGTTTCTAAAATCAGAAGCAATAGCCAACAGAGATAGACCAAAAGATCGATGAAAAATAGGTCTCAAGCTCCAACAAAAGGAGGATGACTTTATGATCACTGTGATACCAACGGCTAAAGCTATGGGATGATACCAGACAGGGGTGACATTCCCAACAGAGATCTCCTGGAAGCCAAGCCCAAGGATTCCATCGAACTTCGCCAATACAAAAGAAAGACTTCCTTCTCGTGTGGCCTCAATGAAAACCTGCAAGTCAAACATACGTAAGTGAGATTTATAGTCCTCTTCAAGAGCTAGATTTCtttctgtgagagagagagagagagagagagagagagagcgcccACTTGATCTTTTACAATGAGATTGCCAACTTCAACATTATCCTGACTCAGAAAACCAGCAACCGATCCAGATCCATAGTTTATGTCACAAGTTTTTCCTGAATTACCaacaaagaaaagtcaaataagTACACCACCAAATTTGACGACAAAAGATAAGAACTTTCCATGTAAATCAACTGATCTATGGTGAAAGTTAAAAAATTCTACTCTCAAGGTCATACCATTCTTTTTGTATGTACTAGAACGGCTGGCCTTGTATTTGGAATGGAAATAGCAAGCAATCTGCGCATAATAACCAACCCGGTCAGCAATCCCACACCAATACACGTGTCGCGAAACAAAGCAATTAAGCATGACTCACCGAGAAGAAACATTTCGCTGATGGAACCCAGAGATTTGAACTGCCAGTATCAAATATAACAGTAAATTGCTGTGGGGGCGAGCCGATGCCGACCTCTCCATAATATTGTGCATCCAAATAATTCTTCAGGGGCACCATGTCTTCTCCTCCACTGTGCATATTCAAGCCCTTTGTACCATATTTCAAAAATCCCTCTTGTCTTGCAGTTCTAGCAGCATTGATGCTCCAAACATCGAGGCGCCGCTTCTTCAGCCCAATTCTCACCAGGCCATGGGATGAAGTAGGAAGAAGAGGTACAATTACAGCCCACAAACAAAATGCTGCGAAAAGATATTTGTAGCCCATGTTGTATGCAAATCCTGTCACCCAGTCAGGACAAGCGAAAACAAAGCAGGAAATTCTTGAATCAGCCCAAGAGTGATGGGGAAAACAACTTGGATCACCAATGGTTCAAACGAatatctttcaaaagaaatacaaaactTCAGAAGAGTGCTGCTTAACATGGAAATGTTCATTGCACTCTTTTAACTGGTAAAGTAGACAAAGACCATCAAGTTAGAAATTAATCAAGAAAGAATTCTACTTCAGTTGAAACAAATCATTCCCAAGAGTGAAATATCAGCATCCTACCTACCACAAACTGCACAAAGATCAGACGTGAATGAAAACATTTAGTCAACTTAAGTTCACTTTCCTTCCCCAAAGGCCATAGTAACAACTGTTTTTAACATCATTAAACCCAAAAAAGCAAATGCTTTTGACAATTTATGACTTCCTTTATGAGTACTAATCACCCCAACAGAAAGACTCAGGCTTTAGAGCGAGTGAATGGGACacacaagcaaagcaaagccAGCAAATTACTAGCCCATGCACGACATCATGGTCTCTGCAAGAAAGAAACCATCAACCCTCATGCCCAGAGGCCGGTATGAGCTCCGTGATCAGGGTGATCTTACTGATGTCGTTCTACACCATCAGAGACAGAGATCGAACCTTTTGCCGATGtgcttgaagagagagagagagagctgagcAAGGGATGCTGATGAGCTTTGCTGGAACGCTTCAGTAGCTTGCAGAAAGATGAGGAAGTTCGGGTGTCCACGAAACCAGGAGCcacttctcttcttttattctATATTTTGACAAGTACAATAATTACTTTTGTCCACCACCACATTAATATTTGCCGAGCGAATCCTAAGTTTTGCTGCTGACGCGCCCAAGTCCCTGGTGATATTTCCAGGAAAGTCGTGCTATCTTCTAAATCGCACGGCCTCTGAGAGCAAGAGTATTGGCTAGGCGTGCTGATTCTAGATGCTGCACCGAGTACGTGCCTAACCAACAAAAAGCAAGCTTCCGATAAGATCTTTCAGTCATAATCTAATAACCTGGCGTCTAGTGTAGATGAGTTCATTAGTTCAACGTGTCGATACCCTACATGCCATATTTCTTCAattaaagagaaattttttctttcctcactCCTCAAGATACCTCTAAATTTTACGTCTTAGAATTTAACGAAATAATTTTAGGATATATTTAGGTCAAAGGTTTTAActgaaaaaaatgtaaatatgatGTAAATGCACATGTATAGAATTAAATCGTAAATAACATGGAtgggaaatagatttttttttttttaatgattgaagTAGTTTTCTTATGCTTAagattttaaatagaaaaagttaACTTTTAGTAGTTTtcacaaatcaaaatgaaaatattaaatatcgACTTAGCTAAGTATATTATAAGAAATTGGTAAGgacaaaacttattttttaggTCAAAATAACCGGTTGTAACTTAAAAAATCTTTCAAATAATTTCGATATTTGGTAGAATTGAGTTGTCTTTACTCTTGCATATTTAGGTCGGATACCGACATGCCTACCACTTCGAAGAGTTTTCATTATCGacttgattattttaatttacttttgaaAGATAAGAAATTGTATTAGAAATCAAAAATGGGTGTTCGATATCTGACCGAGCCAATGAAGAAGCCAATCAAAAAGCCATATTCGAACCTAATCATAACAACTGAACTGCCCTATACTGGGTACTGATATTGAATCCTTGCATTTAACCACACTAATTAAGATCACTTCAGCCTATTTCCCTTCCCAACTCCCAGATGAAATTCGAAATGCATATGTAGGGCCATGCGATGGAAATTGGATTCCAAAACATGTCCGAGCATGGAAATTGCTTGGAAGTTTCTTGAACATGGCCAACATAGGAAAATGCTAAGAGACGATGATGTCCTAGACACGAACTTGTCCGTGCAAACCCGACTTTAGACAAAAGGAAGCATACAACATCTTTGCATACCCATTTCCTCCACCTTTTTTTTCAAGCTTTTGTCATTTGTCATGCATGCGCAGACCCCAATAAAGTATCCccaaaatcttttattttttattttttatttattttctatttgaaTGGGCTTTTGGCTATGTACTTTGTTTTGTGAGAGTTTTTGTCTTGTCCATGAAATACACATAAAAATGGTTTTAGAATATTAATATGTGCTTGGACCagagcaagtccttaaaaggcttaCGGAAAAAAACAAGCGGGAGAACCGCCTTGGGGTGAGAGATCTAGCGCTGTCTTCCTATTCCCTCTATATCGGGAAGACAAAGATAGATAATGAATTAGGGGGCCTTACGGTGGTAGACATACCTCAAGACTTCGGTTCTAGCTATTACTGGGTAGGCGTGTATAGTAGTCTTTCGCGCTTGGAGTGAGTGAGAGTGGATTAAAAAGTCCACAGCTGGGTTGACACGCCTTACGGCACTGTTCTCAACTATAGGTTGACCTAGTAAAAATAGTTTTAGAATATTAATATGTGCTTAGTTGGATACGGGAGGTTTGGCGAacatttcataaataaattttgataaatgaaataatatgatttattgtacaatttttttttcgctctttttatttttttgtaagcTCGTTCAATTGCAATATAGAGTCAAATTGGAATTTGCTTTTTCAATAATCAAGTCAAATCGAGCAAATATTTAGCACGCAAAGCATTTTACCTTCTTAAGCTGAAGGGTGAGAAAGATGGAACAATCGACCTCGATCGAGCTTCAAAAGTGGATGGTTCTTAAATACCGGTGTTGAATTTATAATACCTTCTAAGGGACTTTGTCTCCATAGATTTTCAATTCATGCTGAGATTCATTGTGCCATTGAGAATCCTTTCATTTCAATTCCAAACGGTAAAAGATTGTGAGGGCATCATGCGCTACGACAATTATGGCTTGACCATTATTGAGTTGCAAACGATTGTCGAGTTGACGCATTTTCAAATTGATtctagttataaaccttttcttgtctttggaaattttttttattaaaaaaaagtagaCTAAAAAAGCCATTTTTGCTTTGCCTTATAATCTGTAGCCGTTGGGGGTGTGTAAGAGGATTGAACTAGACCGAACCGGTCGATTCTAAGcaatttccaagaaatttgTCTAGTTCTAGGTACAAAACCAAACAACTGGACTGATGTGTgctttcctttaatttttcaatttttttagagtagagaaaaaaattcccaaaatctTAAGGCTgcgtatgataaaatttctgtttcttgatttttttgtttctctgttCCATTTAGGAACAGGTTTGGAAATATAAACTGTTTGGTAACGCATTGATTTGATTTCTATTTAAAGCGATTTCtattaggaaataaatttgaagaagaaatcggaaaagctaaaatttttttacTCGTTTTGagatagaaattgagaaatcggTTTCGCGTAAATCAATTTACATTTCAGAAATATTATCATGTGCACCCTAAAAAGGTCAGTCAAATCCAAGAACCAAATTAGACCCATAGGTTCGTCCAAATCTCAGCCCCACCAATACCGCTCCCAGTCGTGGGGTTTACTCTAGTAGCTAAAGGTGTCAAAATGGATATATAATCCATTTATaaacttatatttatttaaatgagttATTAATGAATTAagttttatttctcaaaatactTGTAGAGATTgagatatataaattttaaataggTGTTGctcatttatcaacccattaaaaattaaatcagGACACAGACGCGATTACTGTCCCACTTCGTTTCCACACCTTCGACCTCTAGAGAGAAACTAGAGAGAGCTTAATCAGCTAGTTCCATCGCATTGACGAGAgaccatcttcttctcctctttctccttccgccgccgccgccgccgccgtcgccgccgtccgcgGAAAGTAGAGGGAGCGgtggggtagagagagagaattttccgGAAAGGGGGGGCGATCGAATTCGCTCGGCGCGGTTCGGCCACAAACCTAAACTCTGCTGTGAGTTGCTATCCTTCTCTCTATCCTCCTCGCTTCCCCCCTCCTTTCTTTTGGGTTCTCGTTCTGGTCTCGTGTCGTCGCGAAATTCGAGCGATAGGTGTCCTTGGAGCGGTCGTTTTCCTGGTCTTTGTCTAGGTGCTGATCTTTCGGGTGGTCTGGttactgaattttttttggtgggCCGCCGCCGAATTGCTGTGGCTCGAGGGTTAGAATGTGGACGGTTGGATTTGACCCGATCAGTTGTAGATGGGTTTCGGTTGGGCGTTTCGTTAACTCTTATGATGTGAGTCTCTCTGTTTCATGGGGGCGTTTCGTGGGTTCTCTTCGTTTGAGCTGCAGTAGTTATTGGTTATGGATTGTGTCGTGCAAGTGAAGAAGGCAATGAGGGAAAGAGGAATAAAAAAGGTCCCTGCGTGTAGTTGGGTTGAGATTAAACATAGAACTCATGTCTTTATGGCGAATGATAATTTGCATCCCCAAATAAAGGAGATCAGGAGAAAAATTGACACATTGGCAGAAGAGATGGAGAAAGAAGGATACAAACCTGACACAAGTTGTACCCTTCACAATGTTGATGAGGAAGTTAAGATTGAATCTCTTAAATATCACAGTGAAAGATTAGCAATTGCATTTGCACTTATTAGCACACCTAAGGGATCACCTATCCTTatgatgaagaatttgagagCCTGTACAGACTGTCATGCTGCAATCAAGGTGATATCAAGGATTGTTCAAAGGGAAATTACAGTTCGAGATTCAAACAGGTTTCATCACTTTAGAGATGGAATTTGTTCTTGTGGTGATTATTGGTAGGTTTTGCATGCAAAATTCCCAGCAATGGATGACAAGGTCACAAAAACGAGTTCTTGGGTTTAGTCGGGGCTAGATGACTGTAATCCAGTGTTGCTTTAGATCGAGCAGCTGATTTGAGTCGATCAATAGAAGCTACTATTCTGGAGTTTATGATGACAATTACTGCACTAGAGGGCACAAAGTCTAAAGGTATGGGGATTCATAGGAATATACCTTGTAAAATAACACAGAAAATAGCAATTATGTCTATATGATTCATATTGTTTTTACCTATTAAAGAGAGAATGTTTATTTAGTCTGTTGGTTGTTTAAATAGGGGTGGGTGAAAGGTACAAGATGTTTCAATGGATAATCCTTCTTTAACAGTTCGTGATTCATGATTTGAAATCTGCCTTTTCCTTTCCGTAAAGTACAGATACTTTGGTTGGGATTGTTTTGCCTGAATTATGAGCAAGAACAGTTAGTTTATCTCGTCTGATCCACTTGCAAGGTgtgattatttttcattttgattaccTTGGCAGAAACCTTTCTCAATTGGTTAAACAATGAATGGGGTCTTAGACAAATTCAGGATTATAGCCACTATTTGACAATTATATTTTGTCGGCTCTCCTACTggtattttattaatataatcttttataaaagaaaaaacataagaattagttttcctaaatttgattaaatatgaaaatattttattaatatgagtcGGGTCGGATATGAGTCGGGTATGAGTCGAGTCAGGTATGGGTCGGAAAATTTATATTAtgcataaatgggtcataaatgagttaatggatcaatttggatcggaccattaatgacccaaCCCAAAGCCGACCCGACTCACCCGTTTAACAGCTCTAAACAACTGGACTAatatgtgtttttctttaatttttcattttatttagagtagagaaaaaaattgtcaaaaccctaaaaaggtCAATCCAATCCAAGAACCAAATTGGACCGATAGGTCCGGTCCGGATCTTTGTCCCACCGGTCCAGGTCTCAGTTCTAGGGCTCACCCCTGGTAGCCATCAATTTCATTGTTAACTGAAATTGAACCTGGGCCGAGTTCAACTACGATATATTCAGCCCAGTAAGAAATGAAccgaaaacattttctttgcaagaagaaagaagcaagaaaaacaaagaacGCACTAGCCGCTGCTTCGGTCTTCTTGGAGAGTGGAAAATTTCCAGGCTTTGAAGTGAAAAAGAGACGAACCCACTCCTTCGATCGACTCGGGTATTGACCACCGCTCAACCCTTTATACTTCACATGCTTCAGCTTTCACGTCTCTCTAGGTCTCGGGCTTTTCTGGGTTGTCCACTCCAACCGTTTGAGGAAATTACCCACTGGGATTTTGCTTCGCAAACTCGCGGTTCTATGAGTTTTTCTTTTCGTAAAGTagttgaaattcgaaatttgatcattttactGTTAACTGCATGATGGGTTGTGATGTGATACCAATATGGTGGAAGTGTTATATTGGAAgtgtatttttttatgaagacattATAATGGAAGTTAAAGCTGTGCATTTGATCCTTTATGCACTTCTACATTGGTTTTTGTGGGTCATTTTCTGGATTCATTAAATGTTGACGCTAGACATGATTGTTGTCTCTAATGGAGTAATTGATTGAGCATGTGCCAGTgcttaaggaaaaaaatgagcTCTTCATGTGGAAGTTAATGGATTTAACTGATGTGGAGCTGTGCAGATGGCGTTGAGGCAGCTTTTGGGGTGGTCTGATGGTGAGTTGATGAGATCAGATTCGAAGCCTTGTTCGCGATTGATGAGACAAACAGCTGCCATTTGCACGGTGGGCGGAGGCTTGGGGTTCTGGATTCTCTGTAGATTGCACTATGGTATGTTGCACCAGTTGATTATCCATGCTTCTATTGCCTGATCCTGCATAGGTTGAAGTGGTGGTCAGATGTCTGAGGCATGTATTTATAGAGGAAATTTTTGGGCTTTCTCTAGGTAAAGAAAACACACAGGAGGGAATTGATAATTGTGTGTTTCATTCTAATTGATGTTGCGACATGAATAATTTCCCCCTCCCCTAAAACATGAGCATATTCCCCAGCATAATTCCAGTTCTTTAGTTGACTGAAGTATTTTAGTAGAATCTGCATTTGCATACCTCCTGTCTAGTGTGGACTCTTGATCAAATTTTGAAGTCTGTCTTGTTTGTCTTCAGTTCTCTGTTAGATTTTCATCTCATCTCTGTGTACTATGGACCAAGTTGTTGGCCCTGAATATTGAGTTTCACTGGAGGGAAACCTAAGGCATATAGCATAAAATAGACACTTATCCTGAAgagtttagaataaatccaCACTTTTATGGGTTGTTGGCTGTTGGTGTAGGCAGAGATATTTGGCTTCGAGAATTCTTCCTCCCTCAAGATGATAAAAAATATAGGGTATACTGTGCTTCTGAACAGTACATGTTAAGTTGCTCTTTTCCTCGTCAGGTCCAAGGATTACAGTACCCAGGAGTCTCAGGTGGGCAGCTTGTGGAGCTGTATCAGTAAGCTCAACTTCTACACTGCTGGTCCGCCTGTTCAGTCCAGAATGTGAACCGCAAAATATTGCTGCTTATGACAAAGGAAGATAGTAGCGGTATTCAATTAGAGCTGTCTTTCTTCTTTCATATAGTGACTTAGGAGCCTATCTTCTAGTCGTATACTTTCTTGCTGGACTGAGATTCTAGCGGAGTGATGTTAATCTCCAAGTCCGTATGTATTGATTCTGCATGATGAATGTTCCTCTAGTGCTAAGATTGGCAAATTTTCTGGTTAATAAACAGCCTAAGTATATTACACACCAATGTCTGGGTTTCCAAGATAGGTATATAACTAGTCTTTTACACACCAATGATAGATCCACATGGATTTGGAGTCAGTATGCTACCTAATTGGACAAAGCATTCTAAAAATGCTCTAAGACACAATGGCATGGCTGTAGTTATAACCAACTGAAGGGTTTTTCCGTTTTGCCGAGTCGCGTATCTTTGTCGGGTTGCTCCAGTTGATGCTTTTATCATTTTCCACTTGGAGTTGGTTGATACGTCATACATGCACTTCTTCTGCATCCTAATCCTAGATAAATATTACAAAATGCTAGACTTTAATTAAGTGTCAAATTTAACGACTTGCTATCGAGATATGGGCGCCAACAAGAACAGTGATTTTGCCTTTCGTCACTGCTAACAGTTTCTGCAGAAACTAAGAGCTAAGCTATTCTTCTACGGCTTTAACTGTGGTTATGCCCTCTGTATTGCTTTTGCTCCCTTTTTAGTTGATTATGCCCTTCAGTAGACGAATGTAGGAAATGCtaaaattgacccaaaaaaatattaaaaaaaatcgccAGATTGGTATCAGTGATCGgaaattttttggtaaaggCTCATTCTACAAGTAATATGGTAGGCATGATGTCGCAGAGTTTAAGAGACATGTGAGGACATGCGTGTTTTGTGAGATTATTGAAGATCCTATTGTTTTCTTGATATGTTTTTCGGTTAGTTAGAATGAACTGGCGTCTGCTTATCATTCTTTTCCAAGCAAAGAAAGTGGTTTCTGTGGGGGGGATTCGTAGCCGTTTAGTCAGAAATGAATAGATTTAAGCCGTTCATCTTTTTCTAAAGGGCTTTGGAGGCTTAGAGCCCTAGGGAAAGCTGAATTAAACGAAGCCTAAGAAAAGTTTGAGTGTTGGTGTCTATGGATTTTTCATAGAAATTAGGATAATATGTACGTGGGTACGTTACATTACGTTAAAACGGATTAATCCGTCGGTAGACCATAGACTCCCGAGGAAAGGTGCCAACGATTGCAGGATGATTGAGCACACAACGTGAACGTAGACGAGGTTTTCCTGAGAAACGATGTGCTTGTCGAGACTTGGGCCTGAGAAACCGAGGGATCAAGGACTTGGTCGTTTCTCTCGTTCCCCATTGGCCGAGGCATTGAAAGGCTAAGTCTCTCGTGGTCTGTCATCAATCTTTTGAATTAGGATGATCGATTCCAAGTTGAGTCGCTTTCACAACCACTGATTTATTAGATTACAGTAATTGATTCCTTGATTGGGTTGGTTCCATCCTAGAACCAGGAATCAAACTGAACTAGTTGGTCTCGGTCCGATTCTTGGGTTGGATCAGTCCGGTTTAGGGTTTTCGCAATttactctttcaaaagaaaaaggaaatttaatatacacacacacacatccatCTGGTCGTAGCTCAATTTCGCACCTTGAACCGGAATTTGGACCGATTATTCTCgattccaaaaatttaaaaccaGGATCGGACTAGTTCTTGCGGGAACTTCCCAGTTCAGTTGGGTTCGATCTAGTTCAGGTCCATCTGGTTCCATGCACACCCTCCATGTTGGATCGGAGCAATAATGCCAGAGGGAAAGATGACAAGATCGTGAGGAGTTGCGTGTAGCGCTCGTTAATATATTGGATGATGATGAATGGGAaagcaaagggaaaaaggataGAAGAGATGGTGCCGTCCACAGGGTGCATGTCTCACCAATTCACTAATGGCCGATGGGATCGTACTCAGATGACACCTTCGAGAAGCTGACACGCCCCCCAAATGATTCACTTCCCATCGAAAAAGAAATTCCGAAGCCAATTTGAGGAAAAACTTGGTGACCAACACCAAAATCTCTCcaattttattccatttttttattccggaaaaGTATCGGCAAAATCTTAAAGGTAATTACaataatattaatttagtcctaaactttttaacttagtaccgatttagttttaaatattttaatctaGTGCAAATTGAGTCATTCCACCTACTTTTGGCCAACTATTATCGACGTGGATGGTGACCGGCTTAAGTGGTAGGCTAGCATAAACCAGTTGACACcgatgtaaataatttttaataaaatttgaatatttttttgaatgttttttgttttttatttttaattattatttcatttttttcctcccttccttctcctcttgtTGGTCACCAAACCTTGGCAATTGGCGAGAGCTGAGGGATCTTGttggccactagc
The nucleotide sequence above comes from Eucalyptus grandis isolate ANBG69807.140 chromosome 2, ASM1654582v1, whole genome shotgun sequence. Encoded proteins:
- the LOC104431494 gene encoding aspartic proteinase; the protein is MGYKYLFAAFCLWAVIVPLLPTSSHGLVRIGLKKRRLDVWSINAARTARQEGFLKYGTKGLNMHSGGEDMVPLKNYLDAQYYGEVGIGSPPQQFTVIFDTGSSNLWVPSAKCFFSIACYFHSKYKASRSSTYKKNGKTCDINYGSGSVAGFLSQDNVEVGNLIVKDQVFIEATREGSLSFVLAKFDGILGLGFQEISVGNVTPVWYNMMQQGLVDDDVFSFWLNRDPDAKEGGEIVFGGVDERHFKGKHVYVPVTQKGYWQFNMGDILIANQSTGVCSGGCAAIVDSGTSLLAGPTSVVTEINHAIGAEGVVSTECKEVVTQYGDLIWDLLIAGVKPDKICSQIGLCIFNGTRHVSPGIKTVVDKANEKSGDDVVCTACELTVIWVQNQLKQTRTKDRVLNYVTQLCESIPSPMGESVVDCDNIAYMPDLTFTIGEKPFTLTPEQYVLKTGDGINTICISGFMAFDMPPPRGPLWILGDVFMGVYHTVFDFGNLELGFAEAA
- the LOC104431458 gene encoding uncharacterized protein LOC104431458, whose translation is MALRQLLGWSDGELMRSDSKPCSRLMRQTAAICTVGGGLGFWILCRLHYGPRITVPRSLRWAACGAVSVSSTSTLLVRLFSPECEPQNIAAYDKGR